Proteins co-encoded in one Syntrophales bacterium genomic window:
- a CDS encoding alpha/beta fold hydrolase: MSENRLPFDISAHRNLYPFKLNWFSVGKHRIHYVDEGEGEPLIMLHGNPTWSFFFRALIVRFSPGYRVIAPDHMGCGLSSRPSENDFVYTLEGHVANLGALIEYLNLDTRITLVLHDWGGMIGMAWACMQPERIGRIVVLNTGAFLIPPGKKLPWQLGFVKYFPLVPALLIRGLNAFAYLATYMGVEGSMTREVRRALIAPYNSWHNRIAILRFVQDIPVTEKDRSYRLARWTDEHLQLFRDVPMLICWGGKDFVFDDAILAEWRRRFPRAEVHVFPDAGHYILEDKPHEVGNLIEDFLNRFPL; this comes from the coding sequence ATGAGCGAAAATAGGCTTCCCTTCGACATTTCTGCCCACCGGAACCTTTATCCTTTCAAGCTTAACTGGTTTTCAGTGGGGAAGCACAGAATACATTACGTGGACGAGGGTGAAGGTGAACCGCTTATTATGTTGCATGGAAATCCTACCTGGTCGTTCTTTTTCCGGGCACTTATAGTGAGATTCTCCCCAGGGTACCGGGTCATTGCACCGGATCATATGGGATGTGGTCTTTCCTCTCGACCCTCGGAGAATGATTTTGTCTATACCCTCGAGGGACATGTGGCCAATTTAGGGGCCTTGATAGAGTATCTGAATCTGGATACCCGTATTACTTTGGTGTTACACGATTGGGGGGGGATGATTGGTATGGCCTGGGCATGTATGCAGCCGGAGCGTATAGGTAGGATTGTGGTTTTGAACACAGGAGCTTTTCTCATACCCCCTGGGAAAAAACTCCCGTGGCAGCTTGGTTTTGTAAAGTACTTTCCCCTTGTGCCGGCATTGCTGATACGAGGACTAAATGCCTTTGCATATTTAGCTACGTATATGGGAGTTGAGGGAAGTATGACAAGGGAGGTGCGTAGAGCTCTTATAGCCCCTTACAACTCCTGGCATAATCGCATTGCTATTTTGCGATTCGTTCAGGATATCCCTGTAACGGAGAAAGACCGGAGTTACAGACTTGCCCGGTGGACGGATGAACATCTCCAGCTCTTCCGGGATGTTCCTATGTTGATCTGCTGGGGTGGTAAGGATTTTGTTTTTGATGATGCAATTCTTGCAGAATGGAGAAGACGTTTCCCCCGTGCGGAAGTTCATGTGTTTCCCGATGCGGGTCATTACATTCTGGAAGATAAGCCCCATGAGGTGGGGAACCTGATCGAGGATTTTTTAAACCGCTTTCCATTGTGA
- a CDS encoding fatty acid CoA ligase family protein, giving the protein MAEVPVRTSNISEHLTETARKLACKKAVICPDGSSFTFQELEEETDRLAYAFERIGITKGVRTIVMVRPSLPFFSITFALFRVGAIPVMIDPGMGKQRLVENLAKVEAGAFIGVPLAHLLRLLYPKKFKSVKVKVTVGRPHLWGGYTLAGLLSEPWRSYKPSFSSPNDMAAIFFTTGSTGPPKGVVYEHGMFDAQVHFLNDHFGYGEDDVDLAAFPLFALFDTVLGMTAVIPDMDPTRPAKADPAVIAQTIERHGCTTMYASPALLENLARYGRERGLRLPRLRRIITAGAPVRPALLEDLHSLLPDDALIHTPYGATEVLPVSDIHSREILEETRTISESGGGICVGKPLKGMQVKIIEITEEPLDSIANARELPSYEIGEICVKGPVVTKEYFRNPEATLKAKMKDYDGVSIWHRMGDVGYLDDRGQLWFCGRKSHRVVTEKGTLFTIPCEAIFNRHPRVRRSALVGVGPEGRKRPVIIVELHRGDRGLHKDELTAELLELAKSDARTESIETVLYHHSFPVDIRHNAKIFREKLAIWAAKQLGL; this is encoded by the coding sequence GTGGCAGAAGTACCTGTTAGAACGTCGAATATAAGTGAACACTTGACAGAAACGGCGAGGAAATTGGCTTGCAAAAAAGCCGTTATCTGCCCTGACGGTAGTTCATTCACATTCCAGGAACTAGAGGAGGAAACTGATCGTCTTGCCTATGCCTTCGAGAGAATTGGTATAACCAAAGGGGTTCGCACAATTGTAATGGTAAGGCCTTCACTCCCCTTCTTCTCAATAACCTTTGCCCTCTTCCGAGTAGGAGCCATACCTGTGATGATCGATCCCGGTATGGGCAAACAGAGACTGGTAGAAAATCTTGCAAAAGTAGAAGCGGGGGCCTTTATTGGCGTGCCCCTTGCGCATCTTCTACGTTTGCTTTATCCAAAAAAGTTCAAGAGCGTGAAGGTGAAAGTAACCGTCGGTCGCCCCCACCTTTGGGGCGGATATACTTTGGCAGGACTTCTGAGTGAGCCTTGGCGGTCTTATAAACCCTCCTTCTCCTCCCCCAACGATATGGCCGCTATATTCTTCACCACGGGAAGTACAGGTCCTCCAAAAGGGGTGGTTTACGAGCATGGGATGTTCGATGCTCAGGTTCATTTTTTGAATGATCATTTTGGGTACGGAGAGGATGATGTGGATCTCGCTGCGTTTCCGCTGTTTGCCCTTTTTGATACCGTGTTGGGCATGACGGCAGTGATTCCTGATATGGATCCTACGAGGCCTGCGAAGGCTGATCCCGCAGTTATTGCTCAAACCATAGAGAGACACGGCTGTACTACCATGTATGCATCTCCTGCGCTCCTCGAGAATCTTGCCCGATATGGAAGGGAAAGAGGTTTGAGGTTACCGAGACTCCGGCGCATAATTACCGCTGGTGCCCCTGTTAGGCCCGCTCTTCTCGAGGATTTACACTCCCTGCTGCCCGATGATGCCCTGATACATACCCCCTATGGGGCAACGGAGGTGTTACCTGTATCGGATATTCACAGTAGAGAGATTCTTGAGGAAACGAGGACGATTTCTGAATCAGGCGGGGGGATATGTGTGGGGAAACCACTCAAGGGGATGCAGGTAAAGATCATAGAAATAACCGAAGAACCACTGGATAGCATTGCCAATGCGCGGGAGCTTCCTAGTTATGAAATTGGTGAAATCTGTGTGAAAGGACCGGTGGTAACGAAGGAGTATTTTAGAAATCCGGAGGCAACCCTGAAAGCCAAGATGAAAGATTACGACGGAGTATCCATCTGGCATCGCATGGGTGATGTGGGATACCTCGATGACAGGGGGCAGCTATGGTTCTGCGGACGGAAGTCCCACCGCGTTGTTACTGAGAAGGGTACACTGTTTACCATCCCGTGTGAGGCGATTTTTAATCGTCATCCCCGTGTCCGCAGGAGTGCCCTGGTTGGTGTAGGTCCTGAAGGTCGAAAGAGGCCTGTTATTATCGTAGAACTACACAGAGGTGACAGAGGTTTGCACAAAGATGAGCTTACAGCGGAGCTTTTAGAGCTTGCTAAGAGTGATGCACGCACAGAATCTATAGAAACGGTCCTTTACCATCACTCATTTCCTGTGGATATCAGACACAACGCCAAAATCTTCAGAGAAAAACTTGCCATTTGGGCGGCGAAACAGTTGGGTTTGTAA
- a CDS encoding NAD-dependent epimerase/dehydratase family protein: MEVLVTGGGGFLGNAIVECLLAEGFKVRSFARGDYPELRKKGVTVLRGDLVDIEAVKNACEGCDVVFHCAARAGVWGDYMSFYLPNVIGTKNVIEACRSVGVSRLVYTSSASVVFGDEDLEGVDETVPYPDRHRSFYTATKAEAEQMVLRANDQDLKTIALRPHLVWGPGDTQIIPRIIARALKRRIVRIGDGRNVVDTTYVDNAAYAHLLAARALDENPRVRGRAYFITNGEPVNLWQFVNRILELAGIPPVRRGVSQKVGVLLGLVVEGFFRVFRIEGEPFITRFLAEELSTSHWFDISAAQRDLNYKPLISIEEGLKKLALWMEKEGLTKKG, encoded by the coding sequence ATGGAAGTTCTTGTTACTGGAGGAGGCGGATTCTTGGGCAATGCCATAGTGGAATGTTTGCTTGCCGAAGGTTTTAAAGTGCGAAGTTTTGCCCGGGGTGATTATCCTGAGTTGAGAAAGAAGGGTGTTACAGTGCTTCGGGGTGATCTGGTGGATATTGAGGCTGTTAAAAACGCCTGTGAGGGTTGCGATGTGGTTTTCCACTGTGCCGCCCGTGCAGGTGTGTGGGGGGATTATATGTCCTTTTACCTTCCCAATGTAATAGGAACGAAAAACGTTATTGAAGCCTGCCGATCGGTGGGGGTTAGTCGACTTGTGTACACCAGTTCGGCCAGCGTGGTTTTCGGTGATGAGGATTTAGAAGGGGTTGACGAAACTGTTCCCTACCCTGATCGGCACCGTTCTTTCTACACAGCAACAAAGGCCGAAGCGGAACAGATGGTTCTGAGGGCAAATGATCAAGATTTAAAGACTATTGCGCTTAGGCCCCATCTTGTTTGGGGACCGGGAGATACCCAGATAATACCGAGGATTATTGCCCGAGCCCTTAAGCGTAGGATCGTCCGCATTGGCGATGGGAGGAACGTTGTGGATACCACGTACGTCGATAATGCCGCTTATGCCCATCTCCTTGCAGCTCGTGCCCTCGATGAGAATCCTCGAGTTCGAGGAAGAGCGTATTTTATCACAAACGGGGAACCTGTGAATCTCTGGCAGTTTGTAAACAGAATTCTGGAGCTGGCAGGGATACCGCCGGTCAGAAGAGGTGTATCGCAGAAAGTAGGTGTTCTTCTTGGTTTGGTGGTGGAAGGGTTCTTTCGTGTTTTCCGTATCGAGGGAGAACCATTCATTACGAGGTTTTTAGCTGAGGAACTTTCAACCTCTCACTGGTTTGATATAAGTGCTGCGCAACGAGACTTGAACTACAAGCCTCTCATTTCCATTGAAGAAGGATTAAAAAAGCTCGCTCTCTGGATGGAGAAAGAGGGCCTTACTAAGAAGGGATAG
- a CDS encoding LysE family translocator, with amino-acid sequence MLDLFALMGGSFVLALTGAVVPGPLFAVVVSETLRTGFRAGPLMITGHGVLELALVIALLTGLGPILSTPLFIKSVSFIGGVVLVVMGYDLIRKTVGFSLRNGEVKVTGYGNHPLLTGMLASISNPYWTLWWVTVGVGYLTVALKYGISGIVAFFTGHIAADYAWYAFVSFGVTRGRKVMGGHVHTLVIRLCGVVLVSFGIWFLSRIA; translated from the coding sequence GTGTTAGACCTATTCGCTCTGATGGGTGGGTCATTTGTTTTGGCTTTAACTGGAGCTGTTGTTCCCGGGCCTCTCTTTGCTGTGGTGGTATCGGAAACTTTGCGTACTGGTTTTAGAGCGGGACCACTTATGATTACGGGTCACGGTGTTTTGGAGCTTGCACTTGTCATTGCCCTACTGACTGGACTTGGACCTATTTTAAGCACCCCCTTATTCATAAAGTCGGTTTCGTTTATCGGAGGTGTTGTCCTCGTTGTAATGGGATATGATCTCATTAGAAAAACTGTGGGTTTTTCTCTTAGAAATGGGGAGGTGAAAGTTACAGGATATGGGAATCACCCATTGCTTACGGGAATGCTGGCAAGTATATCAAATCCATACTGGACACTGTGGTGGGTGACCGTAGGTGTTGGATATCTGACAGTAGCCCTTAAGTATGGTATTTCGGGGATAGTAGCTTTTTTTACGGGTCATATAGCAGCCGATTATGCGTGGTATGCCTTCGTCTCCTTCGGTGTGACTAGAGGCAGAAAGGTAATGGGTGGGCATGTCCATACTTTAGTCATTAGATTGTGTGGTGTGGTCCTTGTAAGTTTTGGCATTTGGTTTTTGTCTCGCATTGCATAG
- a CDS encoding PAS domain S-box protein: MWRDELTRAALDYSPLAIVVVDEDYRVVLWNKKAERMFGWMAEEVLGKAIPNIPGGKASEFFRMMEEVKRGGEELEWTQKMMRKDGKLFDVAVHVSPVFDRVSGMTHYISVIEYVTEGVRLDAELREMEYIIERSPLVVFLWRNAPGWPVDYVSRNVSLFGYAPEDFTEGRILYDKIIHPEDLPRVEEEVDRYTREGRVEYTQEYRILTASGDVRWVDDRTWVRRDERGNVTHYQGIVLDITDRKLLEQRLREEKERYRYFTEEMSDVLFTLDLNLNLTYESPSVKRLLGQTPEERMKLPIEKRVTPESLRIIYDTLAQELALEKTKKADPDRVVTLELQLLDKEGKPRWFEVALRGMRNERKRVVGFLGVARDIEERKRVEEELRRLNAELEERVKKRTLELEAAVQDLEAFTYSVSHDLRAPLRSIDGFCAIIAEEYGDLLDEKVKGYFIRIRKAVSHMSRLIDDLLRLSRLGRGELIYEEVDLSRMAREIVDRLREKDRAKSVEVVIHEGMWTRGDRRLLVIALVNLIDNSWKFTVEKEEAYIEVGQTMTKDGNRAFFVKDNGVGFDMRYASKLFTPFQRLHSSERFPGTGIGLVMVKRIIERHGGKVWFESVPGEGATFYFTLGGT; the protein is encoded by the coding sequence ATGTGGAGGGATGAATTGACAAGGGCGGCACTGGATTATTCTCCTCTGGCCATTGTAGTGGTGGACGAGGACTATCGGGTGGTGTTGTGGAATAAAAAGGCGGAACGTATGTTTGGTTGGATGGCAGAGGAGGTGTTAGGTAAAGCTATCCCCAATATTCCGGGGGGTAAAGCTTCAGAGTTTTTCCGTATGATGGAGGAGGTGAAGAGGGGAGGGGAAGAGTTGGAATGGACGCAAAAAATGATGAGGAAAGATGGAAAACTCTTCGATGTAGCCGTACATGTTTCTCCTGTTTTTGATAGAGTTAGTGGCATGACCCATTACATCAGCGTCATTGAATATGTAACTGAGGGCGTTAGACTAGATGCAGAGTTGAGGGAGATGGAGTACATCATCGAGAGGTCTCCTCTTGTGGTGTTTCTGTGGCGTAACGCCCCCGGTTGGCCAGTGGATTATGTTTCGCGTAACGTCAGTCTTTTTGGATATGCGCCGGAAGATTTCACGGAGGGGAGGATTTTGTATGACAAGATCATCCATCCCGAGGATCTTCCCAGAGTGGAGGAGGAGGTTGATCGTTATACCCGAGAGGGACGTGTGGAGTATACCCAGGAGTATAGGATACTCACTGCTTCTGGTGATGTTCGCTGGGTGGATGACAGGACCTGGGTGCGCCGTGATGAACGGGGTAATGTAACTCACTATCAAGGAATTGTCCTGGATATAACGGACAGGAAATTGCTGGAGCAGCGATTGAGAGAGGAGAAGGAACGTTACCGCTACTTTACAGAAGAGATGTCGGATGTACTTTTCACCCTGGATTTGAATCTGAATTTAACTTACGAAAGCCCTTCTGTAAAGAGATTGCTGGGACAAACACCAGAGGAGAGGATGAAGCTTCCCATAGAGAAGAGGGTAACGCCGGAGAGTCTGAGGATTATCTATGACACCCTTGCCCAGGAGCTAGCTCTGGAGAAGACAAAGAAAGCGGATCCTGATAGAGTTGTCACACTGGAGCTACAACTCCTCGATAAGGAAGGAAAACCTCGCTGGTTTGAAGTGGCATTGCGGGGAATGAGGAATGAGCGCAAGAGAGTGGTGGGTTTCCTGGGTGTGGCGAGGGATATAGAGGAGCGAAAAAGGGTAGAAGAAGAGTTACGCAGACTTAATGCGGAGCTGGAAGAGCGAGTAAAAAAACGCACGCTAGAACTGGAAGCGGCTGTTCAAGATCTGGAGGCATTTACCTACTCGGTTTCTCACGATTTAAGAGCGCCGCTGAGAAGCATAGATGGTTTCTGTGCAATAATAGCCGAAGAATACGGTGATTTGTTAGACGAAAAGGTCAAGGGCTACTTTATCAGGATCCGCAAAGCCGTTAGTCATATGTCTCGTCTAATAGACGATCTACTCCGTTTGTCCCGGCTTGGTAGGGGAGAGTTGATTTATGAAGAAGTGGATTTGAGCAGAATGGCAAGAGAGATAGTGGATAGGTTAAGAGAGAAAGATCGTGCGAAGTCTGTAGAAGTGGTTATACACGAGGGGATGTGGACGAGAGGGGATAGACGACTTCTAGTTATCGCACTCGTCAACTTGATTGATAACTCCTGGAAGTTTACAGTTGAAAAGGAGGAAGCCTATATTGAGGTCGGGCAAACGATGACAAAGGATGGAAATAGAGCATTCTTTGTGAAGGATAATGGTGTAGGTTTCGATATGAGGTACGCGTCTAAACTTTTTACTCCCTTCCAGCGTCTTCATTCCTCCGAGAGATTTCCAGGCACGGGAATCGGGTTGGTGATGGTAAAGCGCATAATAGAGCGCCACGGAGGAAAGGTGTGGTTTGAATCTGTACCTGGGGAGGGTGCCACTTTTTACTTTACTTTAGGGGGGACATAG
- a CDS encoding response regulator has product MSDRKVLLVEDKFDDVELIVKALRGINVHTSMLFVAQDGETALKYIFGNNKARVKSLSFVMLDLKIPKVDGFEVLREIRSDEETRLLPVVVFSSSCDESDIERSYRLGANSYVCKPVEFEQFLGVVKQIGHYWLFCNKTCPVL; this is encoded by the coding sequence ATGAGTGATAGAAAAGTGCTTTTGGTTGAGGATAAATTTGACGATGTTGAATTGATAGTAAAGGCTTTAAGGGGGATTAACGTCCACACTAGCATGTTGTTTGTGGCACAGGACGGTGAAACAGCATTAAAGTATATCTTCGGTAATAATAAAGCACGAGTGAAGTCTCTATCTTTTGTCATGCTTGATCTGAAAATACCAAAAGTTGATGGTTTTGAGGTGCTCAGGGAAATCCGCTCTGATGAAGAGACAAGGTTGCTACCAGTGGTAGTTTTTTCTTCATCCTGTGACGAGAGTGATATTGAAAGGAGCTATCGTTTAGGGGCAAACAGTTATGTTTGTAAACCTGTAGAGTTTGAACAATTTTTGGGTGTGGTGAAACAGATTGGACATTACTGGCTTTTTTGTAACAAGACGTGTCCGGTTTTATGA
- a CDS encoding HD domain-containing protein has translation MMNKTLRLLIVDDSEDDATLMLWTLKREGYNCISKVVDQEEEFRKALQEGVWDIVICDYSLPRFNGIKALQILKEKGLDIPFILVSGVIGEETAVDALKAGAWDFVLKDRLTRLAPVVERSLREAEHKRKLKEDEELLRKAYRDLETIFKAIGYPTMILDTNYRILDANRVVTMITGLEKEELVGQYCYKVFYSGGISNSSPPLNCPMRELLSNGGRDNAQGEVEWKVGYFIVNCTPVFDDRGEIEKVIHVATDITERKEWENERKATIKRTRDVLIAFVNAMASAVEKRDPYTFGHQRRVAKLAQAIAESMDFPRDMVDGIYLAGLVHDIGKISVPSEILSKPSTLTEIEFQLIKTHPGVGWDILKNIDFPWPIARIILEHHERIDGSGYPNGIKGEEILIEARILAVADVVEAMVSHRSYRPALGIEEALLHIMTHSGSLYDPRVVDACVKLFREGRFHFD, from the coding sequence ATGATGAATAAAACACTCAGGCTGCTTATTGTAGATGATAGTGAAGACGATGCCACTCTTATGCTTTGGACCTTAAAGAGGGAAGGATATAATTGTATCTCTAAGGTGGTTGACCAAGAGGAGGAGTTTCGCAAAGCTCTTCAAGAAGGTGTGTGGGATATAGTTATTTGCGATTATAGTTTGCCCAGATTTAACGGTATAAAAGCTCTTCAGATTTTAAAAGAAAAGGGGCTGGATATACCTTTTATACTTGTTTCAGGCGTAATAGGAGAGGAAACTGCAGTGGATGCCCTGAAGGCAGGGGCGTGGGATTTTGTGTTGAAAGATAGACTTACTCGTCTGGCACCTGTTGTTGAAAGGTCCCTGAGGGAGGCGGAGCATAAACGAAAGCTTAAGGAGGATGAAGAGTTATTGAGAAAGGCGTATAGGGATCTGGAAACCATCTTCAAAGCTATAGGTTATCCAACAATGATTCTGGATACTAACTACAGGATCCTCGATGCGAATAGAGTGGTCACTATGATAACGGGACTTGAGAAGGAAGAACTCGTCGGTCAATACTGTTACAAAGTGTTTTATTCTGGAGGGATCTCCAACTCCTCTCCTCCTCTTAACTGTCCGATGAGAGAACTGCTGTCGAATGGTGGGAGGGATAACGCCCAGGGTGAGGTGGAATGGAAGGTAGGTTACTTCATCGTTAACTGTACACCTGTGTTCGATGACCGGGGTGAGATAGAAAAGGTTATCCACGTTGCCACGGACATTACAGAGCGGAAAGAGTGGGAAAACGAGCGAAAGGCTACCATCAAAAGGACAAGGGACGTGCTCATTGCGTTTGTCAATGCGATGGCCAGTGCGGTTGAAAAAAGGGACCCTTATACCTTTGGGCATCAGCGGAGGGTTGCTAAATTGGCCCAGGCTATTGCCGAGTCAATGGATTTTCCTCGTGATATGGTAGATGGTATCTACTTGGCGGGGCTTGTCCACGATATCGGCAAGATCTCTGTTCCGTCAGAGATTTTGAGCAAACCATCGACACTTACAGAGATAGAGTTTCAGTTAATAAAGACCCATCCAGGGGTGGGGTGGGACATACTGAAGAACATAGACTTTCCCTGGCCCATCGCACGCATTATCCTTGAACATCACGAACGAATCGACGGTTCCGGCTATCCAAATGGGATTAAAGGCGAAGAGATACTGATAGAGGCCAGAATCCTCGCTGTAGCTGATGTAGTGGAAGCCATGGTTTCCCACCGCTCCTATAGACCGGCGCTTGGCATCGAAGAGGCCCTTTTGCATATAATGACCCATTCAGGGTCATTGTATGATCCTCGTGTTGTGGATGCATGTGTTAAATTGTTCCGTGAGGGAAGGTTCCACTTTGACTGA
- a CDS encoding Spy/CpxP family protein refolding chaperone gives MKKKLAFLVIAILALTAMYTPAESRHGWWGCPSGPADITTIRDLNLTSEQAAKLSSLREAYLRETKPIRDKLFSKNGELRILWLQQPPDQEKIISLQREIDALRSQLREKHTVYRLEIQKILTPEQQAKLKLIQVERGPRRGMHCRH, from the coding sequence ATGAAGAAGAAACTTGCCTTTTTAGTTATTGCCATCCTAGCGTTAACTGCAATGTATACACCGGCGGAATCCAGGCATGGCTGGTGGGGATGTCCTTCGGGGCCTGCTGACATCACTACTATAAGGGACCTAAACCTTACGTCGGAACAGGCAGCTAAGCTTTCCTCTTTGAGGGAAGCGTATCTTCGGGAAACAAAACCCATCCGTGACAAGCTGTTCAGCAAGAATGGTGAACTACGCATCCTGTGGTTGCAGCAACCACCCGATCAGGAGAAAATCATCTCTCTACAGAGAGAGATAGATGCACTAAGAAGCCAATTACGGGAAAAACACACCGTATATAGACTGGAAATCCAAAAAATTCTAACGCCCGAACAGCAAGCAAAACTTAAACTGATCCAGGTAGAAAGAGGACCCAGAAGGGGCATGCACTGCCGTCACTGA
- a CDS encoding VWA domain-containing protein, translated as MVDAMLRDFFSVARKVGVSISTSEAIDAVKAVELVGFGDRDTLRDALLVSLAKTFSEKAQLAECFDRFFSLRAIPLSNSVRKERSAKLFRERIKGDVPLTWALITGDVAGLFSALGAAADQENISGMRSSIQLNLFTWRILNRMGISELDAQIRELCEQGDTSALELAAILQDLRDQFVKGVRDYVRRRFESSWDLEEFRKGEELRLRRVSLSAVEEKDYEKMQFLIQRIVKRLNDLYSRRRKRARRGVLDFKRTLRKNVTYQGFLFVPMWKKRKIDRPDVVTICDVSRSVIRYVRFLLLFLYGLSKEIVRIRSFVFCTNLVEVTELFERYSVAEAIERIQNVIDIPLIMGRTDYERAFGEFCRHYLDAVNHRTTVLVLGDARNNYTDPHPENLRAIYEKCHRLIWLNPEIPSLWGSGDSEMHRFAPFCTKVLECNTVDHIDRIVSVILRR; from the coding sequence ATGGTAGATGCGATGTTACGTGATTTTTTCTCTGTAGCGCGAAAGGTGGGTGTTTCCATTTCCACTTCTGAAGCCATAGATGCCGTGAAAGCTGTCGAACTCGTAGGGTTTGGAGATAGGGATACCTTGCGGGATGCTCTCCTCGTTTCCCTCGCAAAGACATTTTCTGAGAAGGCTCAACTTGCGGAGTGTTTCGATCGCTTTTTTTCCCTTAGGGCTATCCCGTTGAGCAATTCAGTCAGAAAAGAAAGGTCAGCTAAGTTGTTTAGAGAGAGGATTAAAGGTGATGTTCCACTTACATGGGCACTCATCACCGGCGATGTGGCAGGACTTTTCAGTGCCCTCGGTGCCGCAGCCGATCAGGAAAACATATCGGGTATGCGTTCAAGTATTCAGCTTAACCTGTTTACCTGGAGGATATTGAACAGGATGGGTATTTCTGAACTTGATGCACAGATACGGGAGCTGTGTGAGCAGGGAGACACATCGGCTCTTGAACTAGCAGCTATACTGCAGGATTTGCGCGACCAGTTCGTGAAGGGTGTGCGGGATTATGTGAGGCGGCGCTTTGAGTCATCCTGGGATTTGGAAGAGTTTAGAAAAGGTGAGGAGTTGAGATTGCGGCGAGTAAGTCTTTCAGCTGTGGAGGAGAAAGATTATGAAAAAATGCAGTTCCTAATCCAGCGGATAGTGAAGCGACTGAATGATCTTTACTCCCGTCGCCGCAAACGGGCTCGCCGGGGTGTCCTAGACTTCAAAAGAACACTGAGGAAAAATGTGACGTATCAGGGGTTTCTTTTTGTTCCTATGTGGAAAAAGCGGAAAATAGATCGTCCGGATGTGGTGACTATATGTGATGTTAGTCGTTCTGTTATAAGGTACGTTCGTTTTCTACTTCTTTTTCTCTATGGATTGAGCAAAGAGATTGTACGGATAAGGTCGTTTGTCTTTTGTACGAATCTTGTAGAGGTCACTGAGCTTTTTGAGAGGTATTCCGTAGCCGAGGCTATAGAAAGGATCCAGAATGTGATCGACATCCCCCTCATAATGGGGCGAACAGATTACGAGAGGGCATTCGGTGAGTTCTGCAGGCATTATTTGGATGCGGTAAATCACCGAACAACAGTTCTCGTTCTCGGGGATGCTAGGAACAACTATACTGATCCTCATCCCGAAAATCTCCGTGCCATATACGAAAAATGCCACAGACTTATATGGTTGAACCCGGAAATTCCCTCTCTTTGGGGCTCAGGAGATTCAGAGATGCACCGTTTTGCACCGTTCTGTACTAAGGTGCTGGAATGCAACACGGTGGACCATATTGACCGTATTGTTTCTGTAATACTTAGAAGGTGA